The following proteins are co-located in the Mus caroli chromosome 7, CAROLI_EIJ_v1.1, whole genome shotgun sequence genome:
- the C7H19orf84 gene encoding uncharacterized protein C19orf84 homolog, which yields MDELEDGALSNRDNLSLPSSGTESWPTSATPGLPPSLLSTLNPTHLGLPEQLASVTVPIRLDTLSYLLHSALLGTYNLQQSLPPCSCSAQPSHIWPDTVRRPPRRSGQARGGWEVRRRPSRGWGRGRVRAQSQRGSGRAEERERNMAGEPGAGPSTPTVTPPSQDGQKEAGGLSEDWEADY from the coding sequence GGACAACCTTTCTTTGCCGTCATCTGGGACTGAGTCATGGCCTACCTCAGCCACCCCCGGCCTGCCACCCTCGCTCCTGAGCACCCTAAACCCAACCCACCTGGGGCTCCCAGAGCAACTGgcctctgtcactgtccccaTCCGCCTAGACACCCTGTCCTACCTCCTACACAGTGCCCTCCTGGGGACTTACAACCTCCAGCAGTCTTTACCCCCATGCTCCTGCTCTGCCCAGCCAAGCCACATCTGGCCAGACACAGTCAGGAGGCCACCCAGGAGATCGGGCCAGGCCCGTGGAGGCTGGGAAGTTCGACGCAGGCCTTCCCGGGGCTGGGGTAGGGGCAGGGTCCGGGCACAGTCACAAAGGGGCTCTGGAAGAGCTGAAGAGCGGGAGAGGAACATGGCAGGGGAGCCTGGGGCTGGCCCCAGTACCCCAACAGTGACACCACCATCCCAGGATGGGCAGAAGGAAGCTGGAGGACTATCTGAAGACTGGGAGGCAGACTACTAG